A genomic window from Klebsiella quasipneumoniae subsp. quasipneumoniae includes:
- the purN gene encoding phosphoribosylglycinamide formyltransferase — translation MKNIVVLISGSGSNLQAIIDACGRKQINGTLRAVFSNKADAFGLERARAAGIPAHALAQSQFADREAFDRQLMHEIDAYAPDLVVLAGYMRILSPAFVSHYQGRLLNIHPSLLPKYPGLHTHRQVLENGDEEHGTSVHFVTDELDGGPVILQAKVPVFAGDSEEEVTARVQTQEHAIYPLVISWFVEGRLRMEGNHAWLDERQLPPQGYAAEE, via the coding sequence ATGAAAAACATTGTGGTGCTGATTTCCGGTAGCGGCAGTAATTTGCAGGCGATCATCGACGCCTGCGGCCGGAAACAGATCAACGGCACCCTGCGTGCGGTATTCAGTAACAAGGCCGATGCGTTCGGCCTTGAGCGCGCGCGCGCGGCCGGGATCCCGGCCCACGCGCTGGCGCAAAGTCAGTTTGCCGACCGGGAAGCGTTCGATCGTCAGCTGATGCATGAAATTGACGCCTACGCCCCGGATCTGGTGGTGCTGGCGGGCTATATGCGTATCCTGAGCCCCGCCTTCGTCAGCCACTATCAGGGACGTCTGCTGAACATCCACCCTTCGTTACTGCCGAAGTATCCTGGCCTGCATACCCATCGCCAGGTGCTGGAAAACGGTGACGAGGAGCATGGGACCTCGGTGCACTTCGTCACCGACGAGCTGGACGGCGGTCCGGTTATCCTGCAGGCCAAAGTGCCGGTCTTTGCTGGCGACAGCGAGGAAGAGGTCACGGCGCGGGTTCAGACCCAGGAACATGCCATTTATCCGCTGGTGATAAGCTGGTTCGTCGAGGGACGTCTGCGCATGGAGGGCAACCACGCCTGGCTGGATGAACGACAGCTTCCCCCCCAGGGCTATGCCGCTGAAGAATGA
- the purM gene encoding phosphoribosylformylglycinamidine cyclo-ligase, with product MTDKTSLSYKDAGVDIDAGNALVDRIKGVVKKTRRPEVMGGLGGFGALCALPQKYREPVLVSGTDGVGTKLRLAMDLKRHDTIGIDLVAMCVNDLVVQGAEPLFFLDYYATGKLDVDTAASVINGIAEGCLQSGCALVGGETAEMPGMYHGEDYDVAGFCVGVVEKSEIIDGSKVADGDVLVALASSGPHSNGYSLVRKIIEVSGVDPQTTDLDGKPLADHLLAPTRIYVKSVLDLIASVDVHAIAHLTGGGFWENIPRVLPDNTQAVIDESSWQWPSVFNWLQTAGNVSQHEMYRTFNCGVGMVIALPAAEADKAIALLNEKGENAWKIGYIKASDSEQRVVIA from the coding sequence GTGACCGACAAAACCTCTCTCAGCTATAAAGATGCCGGCGTGGATATTGATGCAGGCAACGCTCTCGTCGACCGTATTAAGGGCGTGGTGAAGAAAACCCGTCGCCCGGAAGTGATGGGTGGACTGGGCGGATTCGGCGCGCTGTGCGCACTGCCGCAGAAATACCGCGAGCCGGTACTGGTCTCCGGCACCGACGGCGTCGGTACCAAGCTGCGTCTGGCAATGGATCTGAAGCGTCACGACACCATCGGCATCGACCTTGTCGCCATGTGCGTGAACGACCTGGTGGTTCAGGGCGCTGAGCCGCTGTTTTTCCTTGATTATTACGCCACCGGTAAACTGGACGTCGATACCGCAGCCAGCGTCATCAACGGCATCGCCGAAGGCTGCCTGCAGTCCGGTTGCGCGCTGGTGGGCGGTGAGACCGCAGAGATGCCGGGGATGTACCACGGCGAAGATTACGACGTGGCGGGTTTTTGCGTCGGGGTGGTGGAAAAATCAGAAATCATCGACGGCAGCAAAGTCGCTGACGGCGACGTGCTGGTGGCGCTGGCCTCCAGCGGCCCGCACTCTAACGGCTATTCGCTGGTGCGTAAGATTATTGAAGTTAGCGGCGTTGACCCGCAGACCACCGACCTTGACGGCAAACCGCTGGCCGACCATCTGCTGGCGCCGACCCGCATCTATGTGAAATCGGTTCTCGACCTGATTGCCAGCGTTGACGTCCACGCCATCGCCCATCTGACCGGCGGCGGCTTCTGGGAAAATATTCCGCGCGTGCTGCCGGACAACACCCAGGCGGTGATTGATGAGTCTTCCTGGCAGTGGCCGTCCGTCTTCAACTGGCTGCAAACCGCCGGTAACGTCAGCCAGCATGAGATGTACCGTACCTTTAACTGCGGCGTGGGGATGGTTATCGCCCTGCCGGCTGCAGAAGCAGACAAGGCCATTGCCCTGCTGAACGAGAAAGGTGAAAACGCGTGGAAAATCGGGTATATCAAAGCCTCCGATTCCGAACAGCGTGTGGTCATTGCATGA